The window TCACCGCCACCCCTGAGATACACTGAGGAGGCGCCAAACGAAGAGGACATTGACGACGTGAGCGAAGCTGCCGAGGCAGCACGATACGCCGAGGAGGAAACCCTCCTAAGGTCGGCCGTCTTGCTACCAGGGGCTCAGCACGACCTCGAATCGCAACTCGGCGAAAAGGAGGGCCGCTTCTCCCGCTTGTCCAAAATGCTGCGGGAGCCAAAGCGCATCGATATCGACATTGATTCTGCGTCATTCATAGAGTCCGGAAGGTCTAGCCGATTCAGCAACTGGCAGGGTTAATTTTTCGTAGTCATTCATTGAGGGGATATTTTTTCTTGACGTCCGCAGCGGCGTCCACAGTGGCGTGGGTATGGAAGATGAAGCTGCCGACAAGCTTAACAATGAGCACAAAAACACTCGCATTGCAGTAACTTTTTTTTTGTAAACCACACGACGCCTAATCTAAGTTTCAAAGTATTTCTTACTATTTCTTACTTCTTTAAAAAAACGAATACATTCTTTGTAAAGCTTGACTCAATATGACCTCGATAACAACCTCACTTCGACATGTTCAAATCTGCCAGTGCATAGTCCCAACTCACCATCAGCGGCATTGAGCTACATGTCAACTCACAAGGTATTAGAATTCATTTCCTCTTCTCAATACTAAGATTTTCCTGGCCCGATTTTCCCCTTGTCGTGCTTGAGAAATGGAGATACGTTTCTCTTCAGTGGCGGGGTTTCCGGTGCTGCTGCAATGCCAGAGCATAATTCCAGCTTCAGTAACACGTAAACAGGGAAGCGCCACGATGCTATTAACTCCCTCACTGGGTTAGCATTGAATTTGTGTGAATTTTTGATTTTCATGGATGCGAACCATGATCCATCAAACTAAAGAAAAGGATTTTCCCATCTTGGCACATCTGTTCCTGCGTATTGTGATCCCGAATTATTACTGTATTGCCCATCACGATTGAATATCACAATGGATTCTGTTTCACTCCGTTATTTTTTTCAGGCCCTTTTCCTGCTGTGTCATTCATACAGCATCAACGCAAAAACGATGTGGTCATCAACACCGGCGATCTTTGGCGGTGGCAATACGGGATACCCAGTTGGAAATGGAATGCTTGGGGGTACGTCACATCTTTCACGGACTTGGAGGTGTGTGCTGAAATGTCATAGCCATGCAGTTTGGCAACCCAGGCAAGGAACAGATTCTGCTGAACGTCGATTCAATGTGGTCTGGTGGTGTGAAACAATTTCCGGTATGTCTAGCTTGCACGTATGTGCCTCCAATTCTGACAGGGCTGGAGGAATATCGCGGAGGCAATCCCACTTCAAACATGTCAGagatcctcgccgagcttcgCGAAAAGATCTTCCTGGACGGAACAGGCAGTATGTTGAGCTCACCACCGCTCCACGCCCTGCTTCAATGCTGACTAGACTGTTGCCACAGACGCGTCCCAAATGGCGGGTAGCAGTGAGGGATTTGGAGAATATCGTATTCTGGGCAATTTTAGCATCAATATCGATCATCCTGGCAAATTTGATGACTACAAGCGGAGCCTCGACCTCGAAACGGGCACTTATAGGACCAGCTACCGAGTCGACGACAGCAACTATAATACCTTGTTATTCTGCTCACACCCATCTCGTGTGTGCGTCTACCGCGTGAGCTCGACAAAACCACTGCCAAATGTACATGTCAAGTTCAACGATGGGCTCCCAGAGTCGGAGCAAACGTCTTCGAGCTGCGGTACCCAGTACAGTTATCTTGACGGCGTGATGAAACCGGGACAGTTGCGAGGGATGCAATTCAGTGCCTTTGCGAGAGTTGCCGGGACCCATGCAAGGCCATGTCGCTGTTCCAAAGGAACATTGACCATTCGGGGACGGAGAAAGTACCAAACGCTGACGCTCGTTTTCAGCGCCGATACCAACTACGAGTCCAGGAAAGGCAACAAGGCTGAGAATTATCGATTTCTTGAGGGGAAATCTGCCGAGAGGGTCATCTACCATACGTATAATGCCATTCACCTGACCATGAAGAAAAGGGTTCGGGAACAGACCAAAGACTACAACGCAAATCTGAACGGATTCATCCTTGACTTGCCGGACCACAGAAACTCGTCGAAGGCGGAGACAGCCACGCTATTTGCTCGCTACAGGGCGGAGGGAAAGGGGGATCCGTTCGTGGAAAGCCTTCTATTCGACTACTCGCGTTACCTGCTGCTCGCCTCCTCTCGAAAAAGATCTCTGCCTCCCAGTGTCCAGGGTCGATGGATAGAGCGGATGGACAGGGAGCGCGGCGCCGAATACAGTGCCAACATCCACCTTCAGGCGAACTACTGGGTCGCGCACCAGACCGGCATGGACGACACCTTGCATGCTCTTTGGGAATTCCTGAAGAACACGCTGGCAACGAGGGGATCGGAGACAGCCAAGCTTCTCTACAATGCCAGCGGTTGGGTCGCCCACAACGAACTCAATATTTTTGGTTACACCGGCATCAAGGGCGAAGCTGAATGGAACAACTGTACGTCGGTGTCTGTCGATGGACATCCACCTATCCCTTCCCCTTTCCGCCTGTGAGGAGAAGCGTTGATAAACTGACGAGTAAACGAGATCCCATTTCTGCCGCCTGGCTCATGCAGCACGTTTGGGACCACTTCGAGTACAGCCAGGACCGGACGTTCCTCCGGACGACGGGATACCCGCTCATGAGAGACGTCTCCAAGTTCTGGCTCTCCCAGCTGCAGGAAGATAAATACAGCAAGGACGGTAGCCTCGTGGCGAATCCGTGCACGAGCCCGGAGCATGGCCCTACGACCTTTGGCTGTGCTCACTTCCAGCAGCTGATCCATCAAATCTTGGAGACAACGCGGCGAGCGATGCGGCATGTCAAGGTTTGCGACAAAGTCTTCCAATCGAAGCTTGACACCGCCATAAGTCACCTCGACAAGGGCCTCCACCTGACCAGCCAGGGCAGCATCAAGGAATGGAAGCTGCCCGAGTCGGAGGGCCACGAGACGGACGACAAGAGCCAACACCTGTCTCACCTCGTCGGCTGGTTCCCGGGCTACTCCATCGCCTCGTTTCAGGACGGCTACCGGAACTCGACGATTCAGCAAGCCGTCAAGTCCAGCCTCGAATCGCGCGGAACGGGCGAGGAAAACGGCAACAGCAGCTGGGCCAAGGCATGGCGGGCGGCGTGCTGGGCGCGGCTGAACAACACGGAGCAGGCCTACGCGCATCTTCGACGGCTCATCCAAAGCAACATTGCCGAAAACGGCCTTTCGACTTCCTCGGGACCGGATTCACCATTCCAAATGTCGGGCAACATGGCCTTGGCAGGTGCCATACTAagcatgctcgtcgtcgatctcCCGCTGCCACACAGTCGAATAGGGGAGGCTCGAACGGTCGTTCTGGGGCCTGCCATTCCCTCCATGTGGGCTGGAGGCAAAGTCACAGGCTTGATGCTTCGAGGCGGTTGGAAGGTCGACTTTAGCTGGGACGCCAATGGCAAGGTAGACAAGGCAGAGCTGCACGGTAAGGGTAGGGGGGAGGTTGTGCTTGTGAACGTGGATGGAGTCATCATGAACTAGCCTAGCTGGCAAGACCATCGTCCATCCTCGTTTCATCACTCTCCATTTGGTTTCGTAACTTTAATCGCTGCGAAGAAGGTGATGGGACGAATGGACGACATGCCGTACCAAATACGTCATGAGAGAGAGATACacacgagcacgagccgTGACCTGACTGACGacttgggggggggggggggctaAGTGTATGAGATGCGCGTCGAGGATGGGTAGAATGAAACGGCGTTCCCTCCAAATTGCAAGTGGCAATGACTCGATAGTCGGCACGTCTGTTGCTGTTTCATTCGTCCATGCCATCACAGCAGCCGGCGCAGCTACTGACGCAAAACAAGCTCGATGACGACCATAAAGGCCATCGGATCAGCCTTGGtgcggacgacgtcgaaacgtgggtcggcggcggcaaataCATGCTTCCACTCGTCGATGGGGCGCTCGCGGGCGTTGAAAAGAGCCATCATGCGAACGTCCGTGGCGGTACCCATGGCCTCGATGGAGCGCGGCAGGGGCTCGGAGCTATCGGCAGCGTCGGGCTGCTTACCGACGTAGTCGATGATGAGCAGGCGTGATCCAGGCTTCATGGCCACGGCGAGGTTTCTGAGAatcttgatggcctcggcatcgggcCAGTCGTGCAGAATCATCTTGAGCAGGTAGACGTCAGCCTGCAGGGGTTGGACATCAAAGAAGCTGTGCTCCTGGAAGCTGACGCGCGCCTTGAGCTCATCGGGCACGTTGGCGTCAAAGACAGGCTTGACCTCGGCCAGGTCCTGGACGGTGAGAGTAAGTTGCGGAAAGCGCtgggcgagcacgacggcatcgtggcCCGCGGAGCCACCAACCTGGATGGAAGTTAGACACGGCGTTCCGGGGtcagggggaggggggggggggggtaatGGCAGGACAGGAATACACGGGAGAACGCacatcgacgacggaaaTGTTGCCGGCGGCTTCCCAGTCATGGCAGTCGAGCATGACATTCTCGAGGTGGAAGATGTCCTTCAGATAGCGCATGAACTCGACAAAGTTGCGCTGGCGCCAGCCCTTgcgctcgccttggccgtcatTTTCCAGCAGCTCCCAGGAGTTTGCGTACTTGCCGAATATGCCGCTCCGGTGGAAGAGGGCAAAGGCAGTCTCGTCCATGCTCTGGGTCAAGGCCGGCTTCCCGACCGAGTACCGACGCAGGGCCTCGGGCATGACGGTCATGGGGGGGCCGGCATCATCGAGCAGGGTCGAGACGAGGGCGCGAAGGCCGGGGTTCTTGGCTAGGGCAGCAGAACGCGAGGTGTGTCGGATGCGCGTGTTTGCCTTGCCCGCCTCCACCGGGGCGAAGAGACGCAAGGTGgtgccgtgctcgacgaTGCGTCTGCAGACGTCGGATGGCAGGTTCGTGTGGCCGGCCAGATCGTCGTAGGATGCCGAGCCGTCGATGGGGACGGCAGTCCAAAAGTCAAAATGGTTGAGTATGTTGAGGGTCGCGGCGTCGGGCATCGACTGCAGCACGTCAGAGGCTTTCGTCGTcgctccgccgccgtgccCTCGCAGGGGGAACGCACCGTGTGGGCATAGTTGAATATGCTCTCGCTGGGGCCTTGCGTCAGGTAGATGAGGtccatggcggcgtcgaagaTGGCCTGCCGGACCATGAAGCTCTCGGCGGTGAGGCCCGTGTAGCTCGTCGGGCTGTCGGCTGCCAGGGTCGCCTCGGGGATGCTGTTGTGCTCGAGGAACTTGGCAAAGGTTTCGGTCAGGTCGGTAATT of the Drechmeria coniospora strain ARSEF 6962 chromosome 01, whole genome shotgun sequence genome contains:
- a CDS encoding putative glycoside hydrolase family 95 protein, with the protein product MWSSTPAIFGGGNTGYPVGNGMLGAMQFGNPGKEQILLNVDSMWSGGVKQFPEYRGGNPTSNMSEILAELREKIFLDGTGNASQMAGSSEGFGEYRILGNFSINIDHPGKFDDYKRSLDLETGTYRTSYRVDDSNYNTLLFCSHPSRVADTNYESRKGNKAENYRFLEGKSAERVIYHTYNAIHLTMKKRVREQTKDYNANLNGFILDLPDHRNSSKAETATLFARYRAEGKGDPFVESLLFDYSRYLLLASSRKRSLPPSVQGRWIERMDRERGAEYSANIHLQANYWVAHQTGMDDTLHALWEFLKNTLATRGSETAKLLYNASGWVAHNELNIFGYTGIKGEAEWNNYPISAAWLMQHVWDHFEYSQDRTFLRTTGYPLMRDVSKFWLSQLQEDKYSKDGSLVANPCTSPEHGPTTFGCAHFQQLIHQILETTRRAMRHVKVCDKVFQSKLDTAISHLDKGLHLTSQGSIKEWKLPESEGHETDDKSQHLSHLVGWFPGYSIASFQDGYRNSTIQQAVKSSLESRGTGEENGNSSWAKAWRAACWARLNNTEQAYAHLRRLIQSNIAENGLSTSSGPDSPFQMSGNMALAGAILSMLVVDLPLPHSRIGEARTVVLGPAIPSMWAGGKVTGLMLRGGWKVDFSWDANGKVDKAELHGKGRGEVVLVNVDGVIMN